A single Phalacrocorax aristotelis chromosome 18, bGulAri2.1, whole genome shotgun sequence DNA region contains:
- the LOC142066303 gene encoding transient receptor potential cation channel subfamily V member 2-like isoform X2 — protein MDNFTNGQPGPDQRNRLMGLLETDDSIQDDKPASSKKEDRSGLHGKKGEPRPLETPYQKESSDFPPKVKINLNYRPGLVSNQKDPNRFDRDRLFSAVSRGSPEALDGLLEYLRRTSKFLTNSEYTDAKTGKTCLMKALLNLKNGRNDTIPLLLEIDQKTQNPRPLVNVTCSDCYYRGQTALHIAIEKRSLDLVKILVENGADVHARAHGEFFKKKKEGVYFYFGELPLSLAACTNQPEVVEYLLNNPHQKARLQEQDTQGNTVLHALVMIADDTEENTKFVSSTYLEILKAGVKLDPTCKLEEIVNYDGLNPLQLAAKTGKVEIFKHIIQREVKDPVYRHLSRKFTEWTYGPIHVSLYDLSSIDSFEENSVLEILAYSSDTPNRYKMVVLEPLNKLLQQKWETFASKRFYFSFVSYLSFMIIFTAIAYYQPLRVKPSFPVEFTAGGFLWVSGLIIILLGGIYLIFAQSLYLRRRRQSLKTMCSDSCIEILIFIQAFSLLLSAVLYGASSENYVAVMVVSLLLGWVNMLYYTRGFQRTGIYSVMIQKTILRDLLRFLLVYMIFLFGFAAALVTLMGDAPSVSQNKSLAQMESAGSHAMYGGLLSVSLELFKITIGMGDLEFQEHARFRYFVMLLLLLFVILTYILLLNMLIALMTETVTDVSGYSKSVWKLQRAIAILEIEKAWLWRQGGKRRSGCFMSVGLNKKDERWCFRVEEIKWTSWAKDVGVLKEDPGNTSDSEINPEASC, from the exons ATGGATAACTTCACAAATGGGCAGCCGGGCCCAGATCAGAGGAACAGGTTGATGGGGTTACTAGAAACAGATGACAGTATCCAGGATGATAAACCTGCATCTAGTAAAAAGGAAGATAGATCAGGGCTACATGGAAAGAAGGGAGAGCCACGGCCCTTGGAGACACCTTATCAGAAGGAGAGCAGTGACTTTCCTCCTAAGGTGAAGATTAATCTGAACTATCGGCCAGGACTCGTCAGCAA CCAAAAGGACCCCAACCGCTTTGACAGAGACAGGCTCTTCAGCGCAGTTTCAAGGGGCAGCCCCGAGGCACTGGATGGTTTGCTTGAGTACTTAAGGAGGACCTCCAAATTTCTCACCAATTCTGAATACACAG ATGCAAAGACTGGGAAGACCTGCTTAATGAAAGCCCTGTTGAACttaaaaaatggaaggaatgaCACAATCCCACTTTTGTTGGAAATAGACCAAAagacacagaatcccaggccACTGGTCAATGTGACATGCTCTGACTGTTACTACAGAG GCCAGACAGCGCTCCATATTGCCATAGAGAAACGGAGCCTAGATTTAGTGAAAATTCTAGTAGAGAACGGAGCTGATGTCCATGCCAGAGCCCATGGTGAATTCttcaagaagaagaaagaaggagtttacttttattttg GTGAACTTCCCCTCTCCTTGGCTGCTTGTACCAACCAGCCTGAGGTGGTGGAATATCTTCTAAACAATCCCCACCAGAAAGCCAGGCTCCAGGAGCAGGATACACAGGGCAACACCGTCCTCCATGCTCTGGTGATGATTGCAGATGACACTGAGGAGAACACCAAGTTTGTGAGCTCAACATACCTTGAGATCTTGAAGGCAGGTGTGAAGCTTGACCCAACATGTAAACTGGAAGAGATAGTGAACTATGATGGATTAAATCCTCTGCAGCTTGCTGCCAAGACAGGCAAAGTGGAG ATCTTCAAGCACATCATCCAAAGAGAGGTCAAAGACCCAGTGTACAGGCACCTGTCACGCAAGTTCACTGAGTGGACCTATGGACCTATCCATGTGTCCCTCTATGACTTGTCCTCTATAGACAGCTTTGAGGAAAATTCTGTGCTGGAGATTCTGGCGTACAGCAGTGACACACCA AATCGGTACAAGATGGTGGTTTTGGAGCCACTGAACAAACTGCTTCAGCAAAAATGGGAAACGTTTGCTTCCAAGAGATTCTACTTCAGTTTTGTCTCATACTTGTCATTCATGATCATCTTCACAGCCATTGCATACTATCAACCCTTACGGGTAAAG CCTTCATTTCCAGTGGAATTCACAGCTGGAGGCTTCCTGTGGGTCTCTGGACTGATCATTATCTTGCTGGGAGGCATTTATCTAATTTTTGCTCAG AGTCTGTACTTGCGGAGGAGACGCCAGTCCCTGAAGACTATGTGTTCTGACAGCTGCATTGAGATCTTGAT CTTCATCCAGGCTTTctcactgctgctgtcagcagtCCTGTACGGTGCAAGTTCAGAAAACTACGTGGCGGTGATGGTGGTCTCCCTGCTTTTGGGATGGGTGAACATGCTGTATTACACTCGGGGCTTTCAACGCACTGGGATCTACAGTGTCATGATACAGAAG ACTATCCTGAGAGATCTGCTGCGTTTTCTCTTGGTTTATATGATCTTCCTCTTTGGCTTTGCTGCAG CTCTGGTTACGCTGATGGGGGATGCTCCTTCGGTCTCTCAGAACAAGTCTCTTGCTCAGATGGAGAGCGCTGGGAGCCATGCTATGTATGGCGGGCTGCTTAGCGTCTCCCTGGAGCTCTTCAAGATCACCATTGGAATGGGCGACCTGGAGTTCCAGGAACATGCCAGATTCAGATACTTTGTCATGCTCCTGCTTCTTCTCTTTGTGATCCTCACTTACATTCTTTTGCTCAACATGCTGATTGCGCTCATGACCGAGACTGTCACGGATGTTTCTGGTTATAGCAAGAGCGTCTGGAAGCTGCAG AGGGCCATTGCTATTCTAGAAATAGAGAAGGCCTGGCTGTGGCGCCAAGGCGGGAAGAGGAGATCTGGCTGCTTCATGTCAGTGGGCCTCAATAAGAAAGATGAAAGATGGTGTTTCAG AGTAGAGGAAATTAAATGGACGAGTTGGGCAAAGGATGTGGGAGTTCTTAAGGAAGACCCTGGAAACACCAGTGACTCAGAAATAAATCCAGAAG CTTCCTGCTGA
- the LOC142066303 gene encoding transient receptor potential cation channel subfamily V member 2-like isoform X1, whose amino-acid sequence MDNFTNGQPGPDQRNRLMGLLETDDSIQDDKPASSKKEDRSGLHGKKGEPRPLETPYQKESSDFPPKVKINLNYRPGLVSNQKDPNRFDRDRLFSAVSRGSPEALDGLLEYLRRTSKFLTNSEYTDAKTGKTCLMKALLNLKNGRNDTIPLLLEIDQKTQNPRPLVNVTCSDCYYRGQTALHIAIEKRSLDLVKILVENGADVHARAHGEFFKKKKEGVYFYFGELPLSLAACTNQPEVVEYLLNNPHQKARLQEQDTQGNTVLHALVMIADDTEENTKFVSSTYLEILKAGVKLDPTCKLEEIVNYDGLNPLQLAAKTGKVEIFKHIIQREVKDPVYRHLSRKFTEWTYGPIHVSLYDLSSIDSFEENSVLEILAYSSDTPNRYKMVVLEPLNKLLQQKWETFASKRFYFSFVSYLSFMIIFTAIAYYQPLRVKPSFPVEFTAGGFLWVSGLIIILLGGIYLIFAQSLYLRRRRQSLKTMCSDSCIEILIFIQAFSLLLSAVLYGASSENYVAVMVVSLLLGWVNMLYYTRGFQRTGIYSVMIQKTILRDLLRFLLVYMIFLFGFAAALVTLMGDAPSVSQNKSLAQMESAGSHAMYGGLLSVSLELFKITIGMGDLEFQEHARFRYFVMLLLLLFVILTYILLLNMLIALMTETVTDVSGYSKSVWKLQRAIAILEIEKAWLWRQGGKRRSGCFMSVGLNKKDERWCFRVEEIKWTSWAKDVGVLKEDPGNTSDSEINPEETRSWKRMPRKQLRSAVSEEQSLLQPQLSATEMMPLEGQTRNL is encoded by the exons ATGGATAACTTCACAAATGGGCAGCCGGGCCCAGATCAGAGGAACAGGTTGATGGGGTTACTAGAAACAGATGACAGTATCCAGGATGATAAACCTGCATCTAGTAAAAAGGAAGATAGATCAGGGCTACATGGAAAGAAGGGAGAGCCACGGCCCTTGGAGACACCTTATCAGAAGGAGAGCAGTGACTTTCCTCCTAAGGTGAAGATTAATCTGAACTATCGGCCAGGACTCGTCAGCAA CCAAAAGGACCCCAACCGCTTTGACAGAGACAGGCTCTTCAGCGCAGTTTCAAGGGGCAGCCCCGAGGCACTGGATGGTTTGCTTGAGTACTTAAGGAGGACCTCCAAATTTCTCACCAATTCTGAATACACAG ATGCAAAGACTGGGAAGACCTGCTTAATGAAAGCCCTGTTGAACttaaaaaatggaaggaatgaCACAATCCCACTTTTGTTGGAAATAGACCAAAagacacagaatcccaggccACTGGTCAATGTGACATGCTCTGACTGTTACTACAGAG GCCAGACAGCGCTCCATATTGCCATAGAGAAACGGAGCCTAGATTTAGTGAAAATTCTAGTAGAGAACGGAGCTGATGTCCATGCCAGAGCCCATGGTGAATTCttcaagaagaagaaagaaggagtttacttttattttg GTGAACTTCCCCTCTCCTTGGCTGCTTGTACCAACCAGCCTGAGGTGGTGGAATATCTTCTAAACAATCCCCACCAGAAAGCCAGGCTCCAGGAGCAGGATACACAGGGCAACACCGTCCTCCATGCTCTGGTGATGATTGCAGATGACACTGAGGAGAACACCAAGTTTGTGAGCTCAACATACCTTGAGATCTTGAAGGCAGGTGTGAAGCTTGACCCAACATGTAAACTGGAAGAGATAGTGAACTATGATGGATTAAATCCTCTGCAGCTTGCTGCCAAGACAGGCAAAGTGGAG ATCTTCAAGCACATCATCCAAAGAGAGGTCAAAGACCCAGTGTACAGGCACCTGTCACGCAAGTTCACTGAGTGGACCTATGGACCTATCCATGTGTCCCTCTATGACTTGTCCTCTATAGACAGCTTTGAGGAAAATTCTGTGCTGGAGATTCTGGCGTACAGCAGTGACACACCA AATCGGTACAAGATGGTGGTTTTGGAGCCACTGAACAAACTGCTTCAGCAAAAATGGGAAACGTTTGCTTCCAAGAGATTCTACTTCAGTTTTGTCTCATACTTGTCATTCATGATCATCTTCACAGCCATTGCATACTATCAACCCTTACGGGTAAAG CCTTCATTTCCAGTGGAATTCACAGCTGGAGGCTTCCTGTGGGTCTCTGGACTGATCATTATCTTGCTGGGAGGCATTTATCTAATTTTTGCTCAG AGTCTGTACTTGCGGAGGAGACGCCAGTCCCTGAAGACTATGTGTTCTGACAGCTGCATTGAGATCTTGAT CTTCATCCAGGCTTTctcactgctgctgtcagcagtCCTGTACGGTGCAAGTTCAGAAAACTACGTGGCGGTGATGGTGGTCTCCCTGCTTTTGGGATGGGTGAACATGCTGTATTACACTCGGGGCTTTCAACGCACTGGGATCTACAGTGTCATGATACAGAAG ACTATCCTGAGAGATCTGCTGCGTTTTCTCTTGGTTTATATGATCTTCCTCTTTGGCTTTGCTGCAG CTCTGGTTACGCTGATGGGGGATGCTCCTTCGGTCTCTCAGAACAAGTCTCTTGCTCAGATGGAGAGCGCTGGGAGCCATGCTATGTATGGCGGGCTGCTTAGCGTCTCCCTGGAGCTCTTCAAGATCACCATTGGAATGGGCGACCTGGAGTTCCAGGAACATGCCAGATTCAGATACTTTGTCATGCTCCTGCTTCTTCTCTTTGTGATCCTCACTTACATTCTTTTGCTCAACATGCTGATTGCGCTCATGACCGAGACTGTCACGGATGTTTCTGGTTATAGCAAGAGCGTCTGGAAGCTGCAG AGGGCCATTGCTATTCTAGAAATAGAGAAGGCCTGGCTGTGGCGCCAAGGCGGGAAGAGGAGATCTGGCTGCTTCATGTCAGTGGGCCTCAATAAGAAAGATGAAAGATGGTGTTTCAG AGTAGAGGAAATTAAATGGACGAGTTGGGCAAAGGATGTGGGAGTTCTTAAGGAAGACCCTGGAAACACCAGTGACTCAGAAATAAATCCAGAAG AGACAAGATCATGGAAACGGATGCCACGGAAACAACTGAGATCAGCTGTTTCAGAGGAGCAGTCACTATTGCAGCCCCAGCTATCAGCAACTGAGATGATGCCTCTAGAGGGACAAACCAGAAATCTTTAG